Proteins encoded in a region of the Longimicrobium sp. genome:
- a CDS encoding AAA family ATPase — protein MSSRLADRLSALRRQRFVGREDERTLFRFALSAPTPPFNVLHLVGPGGVGKTTLLREFAGEAERAGAAAWQLDARNLDPSPDAFQAALAAAMGLPPGAGAVEAISARGGRQVILVDTYELLRPLDAWLRQELLPQLPESTITVLAGREPPAAAWREEWQSLARTVNLRNLDPDDVRDYLARRGVEPERFRAVLEATRGHPLALTLVADVLEQRPGQAFHLADAPDVIRTLLERFVQKVPSPRHRMALEACALLRLTTESLLAEVLEPEDAHELFEWLRELSFVDSGPLGLFPHDLAREALSADLRWRNPERYADLHDRARAYYNRRLQQTHGAEQQRVLSDYMYLHRDNPIVKPFIDWAEQGTAVPVPLSDEDRPVLLEMVARHEGAGAARIAEHWFARQPENVMVIRGTHHEPSGFLLLLRLEEATAEDRRADPAADRALAWLERNAPLRRGERATHFRFWMDGEQHQAVSATQSLAFLKIAQHYLTTPGLAFTFLPVADAEFWAPFFAYIDLFTVPEADYDSGERRMTVFCHDWRAVPPMIWLEILARRELDATPPEAQSAPAAAAGPAAGQVAVLSEAAFAEAVHDALKEYARPRELRKNPLLRSRAVLARMEMEATDAERVPVLQALLREAAEPLKDAPKLRKLWDALHLAYFEPAPSQEKAAQRLYVSFSTFRRHLKAAEEQVAEALWQLEIGVGDESA, from the coding sequence ATGTCCTCGCGTCTCGCGGACCGGCTCAGCGCCCTGCGGCGCCAGCGGTTCGTGGGCCGGGAAGACGAGCGGACCCTCTTCCGCTTCGCGCTTTCGGCCCCGACTCCCCCGTTCAACGTTCTCCATCTCGTGGGTCCCGGCGGCGTGGGGAAGACCACGCTGCTGCGCGAGTTCGCCGGCGAGGCCGAGCGCGCCGGCGCGGCCGCCTGGCAGCTGGACGCGCGCAACCTGGACCCGTCTCCCGACGCGTTCCAGGCGGCGCTTGCGGCGGCCATGGGGCTGCCGCCCGGCGCCGGCGCCGTCGAGGCGATCTCCGCGCGCGGCGGGCGGCAGGTGATCCTGGTCGACACCTACGAGCTGCTGCGCCCGCTGGACGCGTGGCTGCGGCAGGAGCTCCTTCCGCAGCTCCCCGAGAGCACCATCACCGTGCTCGCGGGGCGCGAGCCGCCGGCGGCCGCGTGGCGCGAGGAATGGCAGTCGCTGGCGCGCACGGTCAATCTCCGCAACCTCGATCCCGACGACGTGCGCGACTACCTGGCCCGGAGGGGCGTGGAGCCGGAGCGCTTCCGGGCGGTGCTCGAGGCCACGCGCGGTCATCCGCTCGCGCTCACCCTGGTGGCCGACGTGCTGGAGCAGCGCCCCGGGCAGGCGTTCCACCTGGCCGACGCGCCGGACGTGATCCGCACGCTGCTCGAGCGCTTCGTGCAGAAGGTGCCCAGCCCGCGCCACCGCATGGCGCTGGAGGCGTGCGCGCTCCTGCGGCTGACGACGGAGTCGCTGCTGGCGGAGGTGCTGGAGCCGGAGGACGCGCACGAGCTGTTCGAGTGGCTGCGCGAGCTGAGCTTCGTCGATTCCGGGCCGCTGGGGCTGTTCCCGCACGACCTGGCGCGCGAGGCGCTGTCGGCCGACCTGCGCTGGCGCAACCCCGAGCGCTACGCCGACCTGCACGACCGCGCGCGGGCGTACTACAACCGCCGCCTGCAGCAGACGCACGGCGCCGAGCAGCAGCGGGTGCTGAGCGACTACATGTACCTGCACCGCGACAACCCGATCGTGAAGCCCTTCATCGACTGGGCGGAGCAGGGGACGGCGGTGCCGGTGCCGCTGTCGGACGAGGACCGGCCGGTGCTGCTGGAGATGGTGGCGCGGCACGAGGGCGCCGGCGCGGCACGGATCGCGGAGCACTGGTTCGCGCGGCAGCCGGAGAACGTGATGGTGATCCGGGGGACGCACCACGAGCCGAGCGGCTTCCTCTTACTGCTGCGGCTGGAAGAGGCCACCGCGGAGGACCGGCGCGCCGATCCGGCCGCGGACCGCGCGCTCGCCTGGCTGGAGCGCAACGCGCCGCTGCGCCGCGGCGAGCGGGCGACGCACTTCCGCTTCTGGATGGACGGCGAGCAGCACCAGGCGGTGTCGGCCACACAGAGCTTGGCGTTCCTGAAGATCGCGCAGCACTACCTCACCACGCCGGGGCTCGCGTTCACCTTCCTTCCCGTGGCGGACGCGGAGTTCTGGGCGCCGTTCTTCGCGTACATCGACCTGTTCACCGTCCCCGAAGCGGACTACGACTCGGGGGAGCGGCGGATGACGGTGTTCTGTCACGACTGGCGCGCGGTGCCGCCGATGATCTGGCTGGAGATCCTGGCGCGCCGCGAGTTGGACGCCACACCGCCGGAAGCGCAGTCCGCGCCAGCGGCCGCGGCGGGGCCGGCGGCCGGACAGGTCGCGGTGCTCAGCGAGGCCGCGTTCGCGGAGGCGGTGCATGACGCGCTGAAGGAGTACGCGCGGCCGCGCGAGCTGCGGAAGAACCCGCTGCTGCGCTCGCGCGCGGTGCTGGCGCGGATGGAGATGGAAGCGACGGACGCGGAGCGGGTGCCGGTGCTGCAGGCGCTGCTGCGCGAGGCCGCGGAGCCGCTGAAGGACGCGCCGAAGCTGCGGAAGCTGTGGGACGCGCTGCACCTGGCGTACTTCGAGCCGGCGCCCAGCCAGGAGAAGGCGGCGCAGCGGCTGTACGTGAGCTTCAGCACCTTCCGCCGTCATCTCAAGGCGGCCGAGGAGCAGGTCGCCGAGGCGCTCTGGCAGTTAGAAATCGGTGTGGGGGACGAGTCGGCGTAA